The DNA window AATGATGAATTATGAGTAATGAATTTAAATATAAAGTGGTGTAGGACTATAGTCACAAATAGATAAACCTATACAGCAATTCTAAAATCATCATTCTGAAATTCAATCAATCAAAAATAAATCTGAAATCAAAAATCGTTAATCGGTGTTCTTAAATCAATTTGTTTGCAACTTTGCTGCGTTAAGAATTATAAGCACCAAACTTATTCTTTTACAGCAATAGTTTCAATTTCTACCTTTACACCAAGCGGTAATTTAACTACACCAAATGCAGCCCTTGCAGGAGGATTTTCAGGATAAAACTTAGCATATACTTCATTCATAATCTGAAAATTATTCATGTCATTCAAAAGGCATGTTGATTTTACAACATCTTTGAAAGTATATCCTGCTTCAGTAAGAATAGCTTCAATATTTTTCATAACTTGTTCGGTTTGTTCTTCAATTCCTTCGGGAATTTTTCCTGTTTCAGGATTTATTGGTATTTGCCCCGAAATATAAAGGGTTCCGTTAATTTCAACAGCCTGACTATATGGACCAACTGCCTTTGGTGCTTTTGATGTTTGAATAATTTTTTTCATTTTTTTTATTATTAATTGATTATTTAACAAATTTGGCTCTGATGTAATATATTGTGGATATATAAAAACGAACATTCAAATTATCAATATTTTGAGTTGGAATAATGTCTGCCGACAGGCAGGCATTGTTCTTTGCAAATAAGAACGAACTTTTTTTTCCACATTTCTTTATAACATAGTCACAAATTTTATAATATTTTTAAGGTTCTTCGATTAAATTAATGGGTAATGTTATAAATAAATAATAGTTTTTCTTTTTGTAACGTTATAAAAGGCTAAGACAAAGGCAATAATGCAAAAACATTATTAATTTTCGTTTAATTTTAAACTTATTCTACCCAATTTATCCAAATTGTTTATTTTTTCACTTATCCTTAGCCTCAGCCTTAGCCTTTCAGCAGGATATTAATTTTATGGGTAAAAAATATACACAAAAATTCATATCCATAAAAAATACCGAAGTGCCATTTTTAATAATCTCTAAAAGAAATTAATTTTTGCATTTGAAAATAAATATTTTATATTCGTAAATATATAATTATAAACTTAAATTTTATTTATTATGTTAAGAAAATATAAAAAATTAAAAATTTTGATATTAGTATCTGTTTTTGGAATGAGTATGTTAACATCATATTCGCAGATTGGAGTTGTTGATTTTCTTAATGCCGGTGTCAAAGATGCTGAAACTATGTTTGAAGCCTATTTAACACCATTAGGAAAAGGCTTAGGTGCAAATATGACAAGTGGATGGTATAACACAGGTAAACCTCACCAATTACTTGGTTTTGATTTAACTTTCACTTTTTCAATGGCAAAAATCCCTACTCTTGATGAAACATTCGATTTTAAAGATAAAAGTTTTACTAATTTAATTTATGACCCGACAAAGTCTGTTGCGCAAACAGTTGCCGGATCAATGTCAGATAACAAACAAATTCCAATAGGAATGAGGATGAATGTGCCAAATCCGGCAGGAGGAGACGATCTTATTTTTGAACAAAATGATTTATTCAAATCTCCCAGAGGTGCTGAAATGCCTTTTACTCCTTTACCAATGATACAACTTGGTATAGGGCTTGTAAAAAATACTGAAGTTAATGTTCGTTTTATTCCGGAACTTAAATTTGGAGAATTTGGTTCAGTTGGACTCTGGGGTGTAGGAATTAAACATGATGTTTTACAATGGTTACCAATAGTTGATAAAATTCCTATTAATGTTTCAATTCAGGGAGGGTATTGTAAAATGACTTCTAAATTTACTGCTGTAAAATATAATCCAACAATGACTCTTTCTAACCCAAATCACAATAACTTGACTACTGATTATGAAAAATTTCATGATGGGCAGGAATTAGACCTTACTATGAGTGGTTTTACTGGTAATTTGATTTTATCAAAAAAAGTAGCTGTAATAACTTTCTATGGCAGTGTTGGATTTTATAAAAGTAATTTTGATATAAATCTTCTTGGAAAATATCCTTTACCATCACCTACAGCAACAATTGCAGAACCAACGCCTCATATGGTTCTTGAAGATGAAAATATTGTTACGGACCCGATAAATATCAGTATTCCAAATAGTAATTTCAGAGCTTGTGGTGGATTACGTTTAAATCTTGCACTAATAACATTTCACTTTGATTATACTTATCAGGATTATCCATTAATTACATGTGGATTAGGAATTAGTTTCAGATAAAATATCTAATAATTAAAATATTAAGCTATGTATAAATTTATTTATATATAGCTTTTTTTATGTTTTTGAAAATAAATTAGTATATCATTATATATTTTTATAATTTTATTGGTTTGTTTGTACTTAAATTTTGTACAAATTAAATAAATAAAAAAAATCATAACTTATTAATAATCAAAATTATACCAATTATGAAAAATTTATTTTACTATTCTTTATGTTGTTTTGTTGCCTTATTCTTAAGTTTTAATACTTACTCGCAAAACATCACATTTTCAGGTACAATCTCAGGTAATACAACATGGGATTATGATACAGTTTTTATTAATGGTAATGTTGTTATAAATAATTCAATAACTCTTACCATAAATTCAGGTACCATCATTGCATTTGAAGACAATTATTATTTCGATATTGATGGAAGAATTTTAGCTCAGGGAATTTCAGGTGATTCTGTAAAATTCACAGTTATCCCGGGAAACGAAGCCATTGGCTGGGGAGGTTTTGATTTTTATTATACTTCAACCGGTAATGATACTTCAAAATTTGAATATTGTGTAATTGAATATAGTAAAAGAACCGGTGAAGGCGGTGTATTTTACATATACTATTTTTCAAAATTATATATTTCAAATTGTCTGATAACTAATAATCATACAGACATACGTGGTGGAGCTATTTATATGTACTATTCCAGCCCTGTAATCATTAATAATGAAATTTCATACAATGATGCTGGTCATTGTGGTGGCGGTATATGGATGAACCAATCCCATCCTTATATCTATAATAATATTATTGCTTATAATCATTCTGGAAACCGAGGAGGAGGTTTAACCATAGGTAATTATTCAAATCCTATAATAAATAATAATTTTATCTGTAATAACTCAAGTAATGGATGTGCCGGTGGTTTGCGAATTCGATGTGGTTCAAAACCTGTTCTTAACAATAATGTTATTTGTAATAATAAAAGTAATAATAATGGAGGAGGCTTATCAATAGGCTCGTATGATGTAGTACTAAATAACAATACTATTTGTAATAATTATTGTAATAGTAATGGCGGAGCAATTAAAATTGGTTGTAATAGCGGTTATATTCCAAATTTAACTAATAATATAATTTATGGAAACAGAGCAGGAGGAGGAACTCATTTATTTTATTCAAGTGGTGGTTCAATAGTCCTTGACCGTTGTATTGTTGAAGGTGGATATGAGGGTGATAACTTTGATGTTGATCCATTATTTGTATCTCCAACTACAGGAACAGGAGATGGTTTTGATGCATTATCTGCCGACTGGTCACTACAATCTTCATCATTTGGCATTAATACAGGTGTTGAAGATACTACGACTTATGAAATTCCAACAACCGATATTGCCGGTAATCCAAGAATATATACTGATGCTGCTAACAGGATTGATATAGGAGCTTATGAATTTCAATCAGAACCTTCAAATAGAGCACCGGTTATTGCTTCCCAGTATGATTTCAGGATGAAGCCAAATACTACAAAAAACAAGGTAATTCAATTTATGGATCCTGATGTTATTGATTTGCATACAATTGATATCCAGTCCAATACGCCAAATTTACAGGTAATAAACCTTAGCGGTGATACAACCGGTTCTACATATCAACTTTCACTTTTACCAGATTGGCTGGGTTCTGCATTAATTACATTAATTGTTACTGACAACAGTGGAGCACCCAATGATGCTGATACCAGCGAATATACTGTTATTGTTTCAGAAGATACTGTTGGTGGAGTCATTGATGAAGATATAGTATGGTGCGGAAATGTATATGTTGCTGAAAACACTTTTATTAATGATGGCGTAACATTAACTATTTGTTCAGGTTCTACCGTTAATTTTATTGGTGATTATTTTATAGAAGTATATGGAAGACTTATAGCTGAAGGAACAAGTAACAATAAAATTAAATTTACTCCTGAAGATACAGGAAATGGCTGGCAAGGTATTAGATTTAATACTGATAACGACTCATCAAAAATTGTATATTGTACTCTTGAATATGGAAAGGCAAATGGCGGAAGTGATTATAATTATGGTGGTGCATTGTATATAAATGAAACTTCAAATCTTTTAATTGACCATTGTACTATTACAAACAATTATGCCAGTTCATATGGTGGTGCCATATATATTAAAAATTCAAGCCCTGTAATTACCAATAGTACAATTAGTTATAATAATGTTAATTCACAAGGTGGTGCCTTATATGTAGATAGTTATTCAAATCCTTTGATAAGGAATAATATTATTTGTAATAATAGTTCTAATGGCTGTGCCGGAGGAATGAAATTTGCAAACAATTCTAATGCATGGCTAATAAATAATATTATTTGTAATAATTCTTCCGGAAATTCAGGTGGTGGTATTGTTGTACGCTCACCAAATGTTAAAATTATAAATAATACAATTGCCAATAATCATGCTGAAATGGGAGGAGGAATTAAAGTTGGTTGTAGCAGTTCGTATGACCCAATAATCATGAATAATATAATTTATGGCAACGATAATGAACAGATTGCAACAGCAGGCGGTGATCCGATAGTAAGTTATAGTCTAATTGAAGGAGGTTATACAGGAACTAATGTTTTTGATGGAAATCCAAATTTTATTAACCCCTCAGATGGAACAGGTTCAAGCTATGACGGAGTTAATGCTAACTGGTCTGTTTCTAATTCATCTTATGCAATTAATAGTGGTGATCCTGATACTACAGGGTGGAAAATACCTAATAAAGATATAAAAAACAATCCAAGAATTTATTCAGGAAGTAGCCAAAGAATTGATGTCGGAGCTATTGAATATCAAAGCACCCCATCAAATAGATTACCTTTGATAACTACTATTTATAATAAGACTACAAATACCAGTACTCCTTTAACTGTACAGGTTGACTTTGATGAACTAGATGAAAATAATACCCATACAATATCAGTTAGTTCTGACAATGAAAATATTATTATTGATAACTTAACAGGACACACTTCCGGTTCTACATTTGATTTGGTTCCGGCTACAGACTGGAAAGGTACAGCAAATATTACTGTAATAGTTACTGATAATTACGGACAGGTCGCTGATTATAATACAACAATATTTGTTTTAAGAGTTGGAGATATTTATGATTTATGTGGAACAATAAGTTCCGACTTAGTTATTGATACAGATATATTAAAAATAAATTGTAATGTAACAATAAACAATGGTGTAACTTTAACCATTGCTGAAGGAACATATATTGAGTTTAACGGCAAATACCGGTTTTATGTATATGGAAGATTTTTATCCGTAGGGACTGAAACAGAACCTATTGAATTTAATATAGCAGGTGATTATTATTCACAAGGCTGGAATGGTGTTTATTTCTATAATACATCTACAGATAATGATACCAGTAAGTTTGTACATTGTAAATTTTTTAATGGAAAACATAGCCAAGGTGGTGCCATGTATATTAATCAGTATTCTAAAGTTCTGATTGACCATTGCGAATTTGCTTATAACTACGCATCCAGCTATGGAGGTGCAATTTATCTTAATCAATCAAGTCCGGTTATAACAAACAATAATATACATCATAATTTTTCTAATAGTCATGGAGGTGGATTGTATATTTATGATAACAGTCATCCATTGATTCAAAATAATACTATTATGAATAACCAGGCAATAAGATATTGTGGCGGAGGAATGAGAATAAACTATTATTGTAATCCCACAATTATTAATAATATTATTGCAAATAATGAATCAAAATCACGTGGTGGCGGAATGACTATTGGAAATAATTCATATCCGGTATTTTTGAATAACACAATTGTAAATAATAAATCCGGCTATGGCGGAGGTATCAGGATAGGTTGTTCATCGAATCTAACCATTTATAATTCAATATTTTATGGCAATATTGCTTACAATAGTAGTAGTTATAATCAATTTTACAATAATTCTATACCAACAGTAGAATTTTCTCTTGTTGAAGACGGATTTACAGGTACAGGAAATTACAGTTATTTCCCGGGATTTGTTAATCCGACTGAAGGAGCCGGAGTGGATTATGATGCTACTCTTGCTGACTGGACATTACTGTCATCTTCAAGTTGTATAAATACAGGTACACCTGACACAACAGGCATACAAGTACCTGATGAAGATTTTCTTGGAAATGCAAGAATTTACAATGCTGAAAGAATAGATGTAGGTGCAGTTGAATATCAGGGAACACCTGATTATTATAATGTAAATCTTCATTTTGATGCTGATACATTATTACCATCTGACAGAGATGTTCGCTTTTTAATGACAAACACTATTAGTGATGGAGTAACATTAACAATACCTGCCGGTGCAGAAGTTCTGATTGCTGACCAGGCTTACCTTGATGTTGAAGGAACAATTCTGGCAATCGGTACAGATACTGAACCTATTAGCTTTACTACAGAATTTCCTGATGATTATGAACAGGGAAACACTTCAGGATGGCACGGAATAAGGTTTGATAATACATTGATAAGTAATGATTCATCTAAGTTTATTTATTGTAATTTCAGCTATACTAATGCTACAAGTAATCCTTACAATGATGGAGGTATATTATATATGTATAATTTTTCAAAAGTACTTTTAGATAATTGTACATTTTCAAATTCATATGTAAGTGATGATGGAGGAGCAATTTATTTATATTATGCTGATGCAATTATCACAAATAATACTTTTACAAATTGTTCTGCAAATGATGAAGGAGGAGCAATTTATTTATATTATGCTGATGCAATTATCACGAATAATACTTTTACAAATTGTTCTGTAAACGATAGAGGTGGCGCTATTTATTCATATCAGGTATTTTCAGATTTTTCAAATAATTCATACAATTATTGTAGTGCACAATATGGTGGTGGCGTTTATTTAAATAATTCCGACCCTGATATGTCTCAAAGTACTTTTGATAATAATTCATCTACTTATGATGCAGGTGCCTTATTCTTAAATTATTCTGACCCTGATCTTACCGGAACACAAGTATTAAACAATAGTTCCGAAAATCATGGAGCCGGATTTTATCTTGACCATTCATATCCTATAATTCAAAATAGTATTTTCGAAAATAATATTTCAGAAAATTATGGAGGTGCTATATATTTCTATTATTGTACTTCATCACCAATTTTTTATAATAGTTCATTTACCGGTAACACTGCCATTTTAGGTGGTGGATTATATTTTAATTACAGTTCACCTGTTTTTTATGATGCATTAATAGCTGAAAACAGTGCACAAAATGGTGGAGGTATTTACACTTATAATTGTTCACCAACTTTCACAAATAGTACAGTTGCAAACAATGAAGCTTCAGGTTTTGGTGGTGGTGCATATTTATATAGTAATTTGTCAGATCCTTCATTTACTAATACTATAGTTTATCAAAATACTGCTCAAACGAAAGGTGACCAATTTTATTTAGAAAATACAGGTTCCGATCCGAGTTTTAATTATTGTGATGTGGAAGGCGGATATAAAGCATTCGAAGGCTTAGGTTCCGGAACTTCCTACAATGAAGCAAATTACCAGAACAGCTTTGAATATGACCCTTTATTTACAGGTGCCAAAACCGGAACATATGACCTTGAAGCTAACTCATACTGTATTGATGCAGGTACTCCTGATACTACTGCAATGGGTATTCCTGATACTGACCTTGCAGAAAATCCAAGAGTTTATGACACATTAAGAATTGACATGGGTGCATACGAGTTACAAAGTAATCCTACAAACCGTTTACCGGTTCTTACACTTACAGGAAATCAAACTACCGAAACAAATGTAACTTTACCACTAAGTGTTGATTTTCTTGATGTTGATACTGCTGACACACACACAATTACTATTGTAAGTGATGACGTTAATTTGCAAGTTCAGAATATTAGCGGTGATACAACAGGTTCAACCTATGACCTTGTTCCTGTAACCGACTGGAAAGGTACTGCCAATATAACTGTTACAGTAAAAGATGGAAGTGCTGAAGTTGGTGATTATAATATTGAAACATACGAAGTACTTGTTGGTGATGTAATCCATCTTTGTGGAACTATTTCTACTGAT is part of the Bacteroidales bacterium genome and encodes:
- a CDS encoding RidA family protein; protein product: MKKIIQTSKAPKAVGPYSQAVEINGTLYISGQIPINPETGKIPEGIEEQTEQVMKNIEAILTEAGYTFKDVVKSTCLLNDMNNFQIMNEVYAKFYPENPPARAAFGVVKLPLGVKVEIETIAVKE
- a CDS encoding cadherin domain-containing protein produces the protein MKNLFYYSLCCFVALFLSFNTYSQNITFSGTISGNTTWDYDTVFINGNVVINNSITLTINSGTIIAFEDNYYFDIDGRILAQGISGDSVKFTVIPGNEAIGWGGFDFYYTSTGNDTSKFEYCVIEYSKRTGEGGVFYIYYFSKLYISNCLITNNHTDIRGGAIYMYYSSPVIINNEISYNDAGHCGGGIWMNQSHPYIYNNIIAYNHSGNRGGGLTIGNYSNPIINNNFICNNSSNGCAGGLRIRCGSKPVLNNNVICNNKSNNNGGGLSIGSYDVVLNNNTICNNYCNSNGGAIKIGCNSGYIPNLTNNIIYGNRAGGGTHLFYSSGGSIVLDRCIVEGGYEGDNFDVDPLFVSPTTGTGDGFDALSADWSLQSSSFGINTGVEDTTTYEIPTTDIAGNPRIYTDAANRIDIGAYEFQSEPSNRAPVIASQYDFRMKPNTTKNKVIQFMDPDVIDLHTIDIQSNTPNLQVINLSGDTTGSTYQLSLLPDWLGSALITLIVTDNSGAPNDADTSEYTVIVSEDTVGGVIDEDIVWCGNVYVAENTFINDGVTLTICSGSTVNFIGDYFIEVYGRLIAEGTSNNKIKFTPEDTGNGWQGIRFNTDNDSSKIVYCTLEYGKANGGSDYNYGGALYINETSNLLIDHCTITNNYASSYGGAIYIKNSSPVITNSTISYNNVNSQGGALYVDSYSNPLIRNNIICNNSSNGCAGGMKFANNSNAWLINNIICNNSSGNSGGGIVVRSPNVKIINNTIANNHAEMGGGIKVGCSSSYDPIIMNNIIYGNDNEQIATAGGDPIVSYSLIEGGYTGTNVFDGNPNFINPSDGTGSSYDGVNANWSVSNSSYAINSGDPDTTGWKIPNKDIKNNPRIYSGSSQRIDVGAIEYQSTPSNRLPLITTIYNKTTNTSTPLTVQVDFDELDENNTHTISVSSDNENIIIDNLTGHTSGSTFDLVPATDWKGTANITVIVTDNYGQVADYNTTIFVLRVGDIYDLCGTISSDLVIDTDILKINCNVTINNGVTLTIAEGTYIEFNGKYRFYVYGRFLSVGTETEPIEFNIAGDYYSQGWNGVYFYNTSTDNDTSKFVHCKFFNGKHSQGGAMYINQYSKVLIDHCEFAYNYASSYGGAIYLNQSSPVITNNNIHHNFSNSHGGGLYIYDNSHPLIQNNTIMNNQAIRYCGGGMRINYYCNPTIINNIIANNESKSRGGGMTIGNNSYPVFLNNTIVNNKSGYGGGIRIGCSSNLTIYNSIFYGNIAYNSSSYNQFYNNSIPTVEFSLVEDGFTGTGNYSYFPGFVNPTEGAGVDYDATLADWTLLSSSSCINTGTPDTTGIQVPDEDFLGNARIYNAERIDVGAVEYQGTPDYYNVNLHFDADTLLPSDRDVRFLMTNTISDGVTLTIPAGAEVLIADQAYLDVEGTILAIGTDTEPISFTTEFPDDYEQGNTSGWHGIRFDNTLISNDSSKFIYCNFSYTNATSNPYNDGGILYMYNFSKVLLDNCTFSNSYVSDDGGAIYLYYADAIITNNTFTNCSANDEGGAIYLYYADAIITNNTFTNCSVNDRGGAIYSYQVFSDFSNNSYNYCSAQYGGGVYLNNSDPDMSQSTFDNNSSTYDAGALFLNYSDPDLTGTQVLNNSSENHGAGFYLDHSYPIIQNSIFENNISENYGGAIYFYYCTSSPIFYNSSFTGNTAILGGGLYFNYSSPVFYDALIAENSAQNGGGIYTYNCSPTFTNSTVANNEASGFGGGAYLYSNLSDPSFTNTIVYQNTAQTKGDQFYLENTGSDPSFNYCDVEGGYKAFEGLGSGTSYNEANYQNSFEYDPLFTGAKTGTYDLEANSYCIDAGTPDTTAMGIPDTDLAENPRVYDTLRIDMGAYELQSNPTNRLPVLTLTGNQTTETNVTLPLSVDFLDVDTADTHTITIVSDDVNLQVQNISGDTTGSTYDLVPVTDWKGTANITVTVKDGSAEVGDYNIETYEVLVGDVIHLCGTISTDSVLDAEIVYVDCNVTVNDGITLTIPAGTYVEFQNNYQMIIYGRLLAEGTLSDSIIFTVPSGNEDIGWANIYFQVDPATNDSSKISYCRFEYGNTGSGGAIYIYNSSELKISNSIFTNNYASSYGGAIYMYRSSPVINNNTFTDNYGYYGSVIYSTDTSSLNFTDNIVSENEAYVGGAIYLSYSRDGQPIITGNTFDYNEATNNAGAIYLEKSNPIIDDNQITNNYSYNNGGAIYTFDTCLIELTTNFIAYNTGSIGGAIYFYSAVSPTVTDNYIIDNHATSSGGAIYNYITNATYTNNLITGNISNADGGAYYLNNSDPIYINNTISNNEAASNGGMMYCDNASPQVINTILWNNTATDGNQVYIGTNSYPDFYYSDIEGGQDDFAGNPFTGDYVSNISGNPKFVDAANDNYQILSTSPCINRGSPNDSISAWGLGLPSTDLAGNARIYGNYRIDIGAYEIQNNPPNDITLSASNIDENASSGTTIGTLSTTDPDGGSFTYTLSESYPDGAYFTINGSTLQSNAVFDYETLSSYSIYIMTDDGSGGTYSKGFLITVNNVNDNSPVIVDNNYTISENVIIGYSVCAVTATDEDINTTLTYSITSGNGDGKFEIIGSTGEIKVLDTLDYETIPTFTIGVSANDGINTGTGTIIINLTDYNEYAPVVSDATLTIPEDTPRGDTIHTVVVTDNDANPTFSYSIAGGNTGNKFRISSATGDIIVSRSLDYESVTQFELSINVYDGMFISNDTITVNITNVNDNKPVIKNETVNVYENLSLGSLIHTISATDADEGTTLSYIIIDGNEENKFTINSSNGEITLLNELSYDSTRMYFLDIIADDGLNTGNGVIAIVVLEVPVGIDDEINLSGISLYPNPNNGIFTITVENHENQDMAIEIQNIAGKTLIRENVKYLSNKFIKQFDLSKYAKGIYLIKLTIDDKATDYKIIIE